A region of the Lycium barbarum isolate Lr01 chromosome 1, ASM1917538v2, whole genome shotgun sequence genome:
TAGAGACAGTATTGACATTTGAGATTTCTATTTCTTACCAGACTTGTATCTTCTTGCTAATAGCTCTTATActagtccagaccagattttggaGTTGTTGTTATTTCCACACTTGTTATCAATATAATTTGAACGGAAAAggaccaaaattacccctgaactttgaaaaatagttcatccatgcccttcgttatactttagggccaattatacccttaccgttatactttaGCCAAAATATACCCTTGAGTATAACGACGTGCCACGTGTCGGTCTCTCAGTGGCCAACTTATTTCCCCTCTTATTTTTCATCCAGATCAAACAAATACAGATCCGACCCAATCAATTTAGTACCCGACCCGTCAATAACATATCATACCCAAATAAACCTAAACCTAACCCGTATAACATCTCTAAcgctgctctctctctctctctctctctaaaaaaaacGCAGACCACCTCTCTCTATCGTCTTCAACCTCCATAGCTGACTTCTCTATtagaaaccctaggtttttcatgtTCCGAATTCAGTCCATTTAAAGGCTCAAGAAGGTAGTGATTGTACATATATGCGTTCAACTggtgatgttgttattgtttccTTTTCCATTTTAAATTCAGGTCCATTTCTTGGTTTGTTTGTTGATTAATATATTCCGATTTCAACTTTTTCGTTAGATTCCTTTTTGTCTTAGTTATTTTTTTGTCTTTGATGTGTTTCCATGTGTTTCCCTTTTGCTGGGTTATACGGAAAGTGCAATAGAATCTTGTAAGCATAGTTCTTCTCTGTTGGGTTAGAGTCCCTATGTTTTTTTTAGCTTTACTTTTTTTTTGGAAAGGTGTCTTGGCAGTTATTACAAACATAAAGTTTGGTCTTACTTGCTTTTTAGTGAAAATGGTGGACTCACATAGTTACTTTATGCCTCCGTGGTGGACTCACATGTTATAATTATTGTTTTCTTTTGGGGTTTTGTTTTTAGTGGTTTTAGGGTTCTTGTCTGGTCCTGATATTAATGTAGGGTTGGTGGTATAATGAAAGGTGGTACTGTTttaggatttttattttttaaaaaatattctttAGGGTTTGGTCTGTAGAATTTTATATTGCTTAGTTTGGTTCTGTTGTTTATTAGTTTATGGGCTGATTTATGAAAAACAAAATGCTGTCAATGTTGGGGAATTTAGTCAATAAACAATGCCATGTCAAATGTGTGTTTTGGGATAAACAATTTCATGTTTTTTATACTTTCTCCAGAATTTTATACTGGTTAGTGTGATAAACAATTCCATTTGATATATGTTTGGTTGTGTGGTGTCTTGTAGTCTTGTTGTCTCTTAGTATTTTTTATTGTTTAACATTTATGGAAAGTTCATTTATTTATTAACTAGCTACATGGTTCTACATTTATTGAGGGGTCCCCTATTCTTATACTATTGTGTGTGGTCCCCAAAATtgatttcttttttcatttttgctAATTGGTATTTGCTCTTATGATTAATGATAACATCTAGAAGATCTTTCATTGTAGGAATGGTTTATTCATAGCAACTTGCTTATATTAGCTAGTTTTCCCTTATTTTAACTCATTTAGTATTTGCTTTTCTGTTTTGGTAATTAGTTTTACATTTATGAAGGGGTCCCCTATTGTTAGATCTTAGATGTGTGGTCCCCAAAATAGTTGaaatctttttttcatttttatactATTGTGTCTTGGTTTCAGTTTGTGGTCCCTTATTTTAACTAATTTACTATTTACGTTTCTGTTTTGCTAAATGGTATTTTGTCTACTCATTTACATTAAATTTTACTTACTAATTAATTGCAGCTTATTAAGATGATAAAAGTCAACTTATTCTTCCATCATGGTGGTGATTGGATTCGAGAACCACATGTATTGTATGAAAAGAAATGGGTTCACTATTGGAGAGAGTATGATCCtgatctcttatcttatattgacATTGTAAATGAGTACACTTTCCAGTTAGGATTTGTAGGTGTCCAACAATTAATTGTTGCTGGACCATCTGGAAAGTACTTTGAATTACAAGGTGATGAAGGTATTAGGAAATTATTATCATTTGTCTCCGAAGAATACCATGTCATTCATTTCTTTGCTACTGATGAATGTGAAATAGCTGTGCATGTTCCAAATATTCTACAAAGTGATGAATCATTTTTCTTAGTACCTAATTTTGTTAATGAAGTTGAGACATATGCGCATGTTCCAAATGTTCTACAAAATGATGAATCACTTTTCTTAGTACCTAATTTTGTTACTGAAGTTGGGACAGATTGTAGTGACACTGAGGATGATAATGGTATGGCATTTGATTGTCCAGAATATGATAGTGAGGAATTAGAGAGACTTGCTACCCACAAGAGAAGGCCTATCACTGAAAATCTGAATGATTTTAGGGAGTTAGTTAAGGGTATGACCTTCAAGGACATACCAGAAGCAAGGAATTTCTGCAGACTTTATGCACTGGCAAACAAGAAAGAGTTAGTTGTTGAAAAACGTGATACGCATAGGGTGAGATATTCATGTGATGCTGTAGGATGCCCATTTATATGCCACATATCTGATGATGACACTACTGTTGGGGTGACTGTTAAGACTTTAATTCCTCATAGTGATTGTGGTGTAGTGTATGATAACCCACTGATCAACTCTAGTATCATAGCTCAATATTTCAAGGGAA
Encoded here:
- the LOC132599803 gene encoding uncharacterized protein LOC132599803, yielding MIKVNLFFHHGGDWIREPHVLYEKKWVHYWREYDPDLLSYIDIVNEYTFQLGFVGVQQLIVAGPSGKYFELQGDEGIRKLLSFVSEEYHVIHFFATDECEIAVHVPNILQSDESFFLVPNFVNEVETYAHVPNVLQNDESLFLVPNFVTEVGTDCSDTEDDNGMAFDCPEYDSEELERLATHKRRPITENLNDFRELVKGMTFKDIPEARNFCRLYALANKKELVVEKRDTHRVRYSCDAVGCPFICHISDDDTTVGVTVKTLIPHSDCGVVYDNPLINSSIIAQYFKGKLQDDPKYKVKDMRADLHRVFYLNVSEGKCKRAKREVLETLEGSFTDNYKNIGGLCK